From Solanum lycopersicum chromosome 8, SLM_r2.1, the proteins below share one genomic window:
- the LOC101263537 gene encoding uncharacterized protein isoform X1, translated as MSGETKPVITSLTRSTWNSGKAYEFEPMLSSSISQASSIPELILYLKSAFRDKEFSLVEGILMDRDKQLREEKLNMENQLKDMQRENEELKNGKAEVEAKLKMYLGKFKELESRVSLQEVETAKTRTVDVSVIHKMAEDADVVEVNSKASGAAGDLQEKQLSPPRAPPVDSTGNGNGIGNGKSRDEGSGNRDFISTKMNMFNCPDVQTLHPMPSAGGSAQGNSNVSNIEKKRCRSEEADPLLINLVCENGAPTIDPSACEAEGVVKKNFNTAVGRAGSSIVVHISDSDDENAKACVSKSNDVGRNSTFPHQIKEQDVKETSVSKRKRSLCDSDNGGGSSFGKLKTRSIQELNRDGKLSFSHDNSHKPVFVRRCDDKDGGKSYSQLSSRRSDLYKLDGSGDDSSSDSENDPLSDKSMNMLIQKVTKRKIFSSEDDLRLSFEKDPELCMNAICALYRHQISPNISSKGLFATKSQGLSLSDKISIAALGEYLIDGDPENKLRKAVEEVRPKDHAECKRLATKYCDQLYQIYLNKEDRLFLPICKF; from the exons ATGAGTGGTGAGACGAAACCGGTGATTACCTCGCTTACTAGAAGCACATGGAACTCAGGAAAGGCATACGAGTTCGAACCAATGCTTTCCTCCTCTATTTCGCAAGCTTCCTCTATACCGGAACTGATTTTGTATCTAAAATCGGCTTTTCGTGATAAGGAGTTCTCTCTGGTTGAAGGAATTCTAATGGACCGTGATAAACAGCTGCGGGAAGAAAAGTTAAATATGGAGAATCAATTGAAGGATATGCAGAGGGAAAATGAAGAGCTAAAAAATGGAAAAGCTGAAGTTGAGGCAAAGCTGAAGATGTATTTGGGGAAGTTCAAAGAGTTGGAAAGTAGAGTATCACTTCAGGAGGTAGAAACTGCTAAAACTCGTACGGTTGATGTCTCAGTGATCCATAAAATGGCAGAAGATGCTGATGTTGTAGAAGTGAATAGTAAAGCTTCTGGTGCTGCTGGAGATCTTCAGGAGAAGCAGTTGTCACCACCTAGGGCTCCACCAGTTGATTCAACTGGAAATGGAAATGGAATTGGAAATGGTAAATCAAGAGATGAAG GCAGTGGTAACAGAGActtcatttcaacaaaaatgaATATGTTTAATTGTCCTGATGTCCAGACATTGCATCCCATGCCTTCTGCTGGTGGTTCTGCTCAAGGCAATAGCAATGTTTCCAacatagaaaagaaaagatgtCGTTCAGAGGAAGCAG ACCCTCTCCTTATCAACTTGGTTTGTGAGAACGGAGCACCTACTATAGATCCATCAGCATGCGAAGCAGAAGGCGTTGTTAAGAAAAACTTTAATACAGCAGTTGGCAGGGCTGGGTCTTCAATTGTTGTTCACATTAGCGACAGCGATGATGAGAATGCAAAGGCTTGTGTTTCTAAAAGTAATGATGTAGGCAGGAATTCAACATTTCCACACCAGATAAAAGAACAGGATGTAAAGGAAACTTCAGTGTCCAAGAGGAAAAGAAGCTTATGTGATAGTGACAATGGTGGTGGTTCTTCATTTGGCAAACTAAAGACTAGATCTATTCAGGAATTAAATCGTGATGGAAAGCTGTCCTTTTCTCATGACAATTCCCATAAACCGGTGTTTGTAAGACGATGCGATGACAAAGATGGAGGGAAGTCTTATTCTCAACTATCTTCCAGAAGATCTGATTTATACAAGCTTGATGGGTCTGGTGATGATAGTTCTTCAGATTCTGAGAATGATCCCTTGAGTGACAaaagtatgaatatgttaatCCAAAAAGTTACAAAACGCAAAATTTTCTCGTCGGAAGATGATTTGAGGTTGTCCTTCGAGAAGGACCCTGAACTTTGTATGAATGCAATATGTGCACTTTATAGGCACCAAATTTCTCCAAACATCTCTTCCAAGGGCCTTTTTGCTACCAAGAGTCAGGGGTTGAGTCTATCTGATAAAATCAG CATAGCTGCTTTGGGTGAATATCTGATCGATGGGGATCCAGAAAATAAACTCAGAAAAGCCGTGGAAGAAGTACGTCCAAAGGATCATGCAGAATGTAAAAGATTAGCTACTAAATACTGCGACCAACTATATCAGATATACCTTAACAAGGAGGATCGTTTGTTCCTCCCAATCTGTAAGTTCTAG
- the LOC101263537 gene encoding uncharacterized protein isoform X2: MDRDKQLREEKLNMENQLKDMQRENEELKNGKAEVEAKLKMYLGKFKELESRVSLQEVETAKTRTVDVSVIHKMAEDADVVEVNSKASGAAGDLQEKQLSPPRAPPVDSTGNGNGIGNGKSRDEGSGNRDFISTKMNMFNCPDVQTLHPMPSAGGSAQGNSNVSNIEKKRCRSEEADPLLINLVCENGAPTIDPSACEAEGVVKKNFNTAVGRAGSSIVVHISDSDDENAKACVSKSNDVGRNSTFPHQIKEQDVKETSVSKRKRSLCDSDNGGGSSFGKLKTRSIQELNRDGKLSFSHDNSHKPVFVRRCDDKDGGKSYSQLSSRRSDLYKLDGSGDDSSSDSENDPLSDKSMNMLIQKVTKRKIFSSEDDLRLSFEKDPELCMNAICALYRHQISPNISSKGLFATKSQGLSLSDKISIAALGEYLIDGDPENKLRKAVEEVRPKDHAECKRLATKYCDQLYQIYLNKEDRLFLPICKF, translated from the exons ATGGACCGTGATAAACAGCTGCGGGAAGAAAAGTTAAATATGGAGAATCAATTGAAGGATATGCAGAGGGAAAATGAAGAGCTAAAAAATGGAAAAGCTGAAGTTGAGGCAAAGCTGAAGATGTATTTGGGGAAGTTCAAAGAGTTGGAAAGTAGAGTATCACTTCAGGAGGTAGAAACTGCTAAAACTCGTACGGTTGATGTCTCAGTGATCCATAAAATGGCAGAAGATGCTGATGTTGTAGAAGTGAATAGTAAAGCTTCTGGTGCTGCTGGAGATCTTCAGGAGAAGCAGTTGTCACCACCTAGGGCTCCACCAGTTGATTCAACTGGAAATGGAAATGGAATTGGAAATGGTAAATCAAGAGATGAAG GCAGTGGTAACAGAGActtcatttcaacaaaaatgaATATGTTTAATTGTCCTGATGTCCAGACATTGCATCCCATGCCTTCTGCTGGTGGTTCTGCTCAAGGCAATAGCAATGTTTCCAacatagaaaagaaaagatgtCGTTCAGAGGAAGCAG ACCCTCTCCTTATCAACTTGGTTTGTGAGAACGGAGCACCTACTATAGATCCATCAGCATGCGAAGCAGAAGGCGTTGTTAAGAAAAACTTTAATACAGCAGTTGGCAGGGCTGGGTCTTCAATTGTTGTTCACATTAGCGACAGCGATGATGAGAATGCAAAGGCTTGTGTTTCTAAAAGTAATGATGTAGGCAGGAATTCAACATTTCCACACCAGATAAAAGAACAGGATGTAAAGGAAACTTCAGTGTCCAAGAGGAAAAGAAGCTTATGTGATAGTGACAATGGTGGTGGTTCTTCATTTGGCAAACTAAAGACTAGATCTATTCAGGAATTAAATCGTGATGGAAAGCTGTCCTTTTCTCATGACAATTCCCATAAACCGGTGTTTGTAAGACGATGCGATGACAAAGATGGAGGGAAGTCTTATTCTCAACTATCTTCCAGAAGATCTGATTTATACAAGCTTGATGGGTCTGGTGATGATAGTTCTTCAGATTCTGAGAATGATCCCTTGAGTGACAaaagtatgaatatgttaatCCAAAAAGTTACAAAACGCAAAATTTTCTCGTCGGAAGATGATTTGAGGTTGTCCTTCGAGAAGGACCCTGAACTTTGTATGAATGCAATATGTGCACTTTATAGGCACCAAATTTCTCCAAACATCTCTTCCAAGGGCCTTTTTGCTACCAAGAGTCAGGGGTTGAGTCTATCTGATAAAATCAG CATAGCTGCTTTGGGTGAATATCTGATCGATGGGGATCCAGAAAATAAACTCAGAAAAGCCGTGGAAGAAGTACGTCCAAAGGATCATGCAGAATGTAAAAGATTAGCTACTAAATACTGCGACCAACTATATCAGATATACCTTAACAAGGAGGATCGTTTGTTCCTCCCAATCTGTAAGTTCTAG